Proteins found in one Cricetulus griseus strain 17A/GY chromosome X, alternate assembly CriGri-PICRH-1.0, whole genome shotgun sequence genomic segment:
- the Araf gene encoding serine/threonine-protein kinase A-Raf isoform X5, whose amino-acid sequence MEPPRGPPASGAEPSRAVGTVKVYLPNKQRTVVTVRDGMSVYDSLDKALKVRGLNQDCCVVYRLIKGRKTVTAWDTAIAPLDGEELIVEVLEDVPLTMHNFVRKTFFSLAFCDFCLKFLFHGFRCQTCGYKFHQHCSSKVPTVCVDMSTNRQQFYHSIQDLSGGSRQQEVPSNLPVNELLTPQGPSLFSISPRTQPRDLEHFSFPAPANPPLQRIRSTSTPNVHMVSTTAPMDSSLMQFTAQSFSTDAAGKGGDGAPRGSPSPASVSSGRKSPHSKSPSEQRERKSLAEEKKKVKNLGYRDSGYYWEVPPSEVQLLKRIGTGSFGTVFRGRWHGDVAVKVLKVAQPTAEQAQAFKNEMQVLRKTRHVNILLFMGFMTRPGFAIITQWCEGSSLYHHLHVADTRFDMVQLIDVARQTAQGMDYLHAKNIIHRDLKSNNIFLHEGLTVKIGDFGLATVKTRWSGAQPLEQPSGSVLWMAAEVIRMQDPNPYSFQSDVYAYGVVLYELMTGSLPYSHIGSRDQIIFMVGRGYLSPDLSKIFSNCPKAMRRLLSDCLKFQREERPLFPQILATIELLQRSLPKIERSASEPSLHRTQADELPACLLSAARLVP is encoded by the exons ATGGAACCACCACGAGGCCCTCCTGCTAGTGGGGCTGAGCCATCTCGGGCAGTTGGCACTGTCAAAGTGTACCTGCCTAACAAGCAACGCACAGTG GTGACTGTCCGGGATGGCATGAGTGTCTATGATTCATTGGACAAGGCCCTCAAGGTTCGGGGTCTCAATCAGGATTGCTGCGTGGTCTACAGACTCATCAAAGG AAGGAAAACAGTCACTGCCTGGGACACAGCCATTgcacccctggatggtgaagagCTCATTGTGGAGGTCCTAGAAGATGTGCCACTGACCATGCACAATTTT GTACGGAAGACATTCTTCAGCCTGGCCTTCTGTGACTTCTGCCTTAAGTTTCTGTTCCATGGCTTCCGCTGCCAAACCTGTGGCTACAAGTTCCACCAGCATTGTTCCTCCAAGGTCCCCACAGTCTGCGTTGACATGAGTACCAACCGCCAACA GTTCTACCACAGCATTCAGGATTTGTCTGGAGGCTCCAGGCAGCAAGAGGTTCCCTCAAATCTCCCTGTGAATGAGCTGCTAACCCCCCAGGGTCCCAG CCTTTTCTCTATCAGCCCCCGCACCCAGCCCCGTGACCTGGAGCacttctccttccctgcccctgccAATCCCCCACTGCAGCGCATCCGCTCTACATCTACTCCTAACGTCCACATGGTCAGCACCACAGCGCCCATGGACTCCAGCCTCATGCAG TTCACTGCTCAGAGCTTCAGCACCGATG CTGCTGGTAAAGGTGGTGATGGAGCACCCCGTGGTAGCCCTAGCCCAGCTAGTGTGTCCTCGGGGAGGAAGTCCCCACATTCCAAGTCACCGTCAGAGCAGCGAGAGCGGAAGTCCttggcagaagaaaagaaaaaagtg AAGAACCTGGGGTACCGGGACTCAGGCTATTACTGGGAGGTGCCACCCAGTGAGGTACAGCTGTTGAAGAGGATTGGGACAGGCTCTTTTGGCACTGTGTTTCGGGGGCGTTGGCATGGTGATGTAGCTGTGAAAGTGCTCAAGGTGGCGCAACCTACTGCTGAACAGGCCCAGGCCTTCAAGAATGAGATGCAAGTACTCAG GAAGACACGACATGTCAACATTTTGCTGTTCATGGGTTTCATGACCCGGCCGGGGTTTGCTATCATCACACAATGGTGTGAGGGTTCCAGTCTCTACCACCACCTACATGTGGCTGACACGCGCTTTGACATGGTCCAGCTCATTGATGTGGCCCGGCAGACTGCCCAGGGCATGGA CTACCTCCACGCCAAGAACATCATCCACCGAGATCTCAAGTCCAACA ATATCTTCCTACATGAGGGACTCACAGTCAAGATTGGTGACTTCGGCCTGGCCACAGTGAAGACACGGTGGAGTGGGGCCCAGCCCTTAGAGCAGCCCTCAGGGTCTGTGTTATGGATG GCAGCTGAGGTGATTCGTATGCAGGACCCGAACCCCTACAGCTTCCAGTCGGATGTCTATGCCTACGGTGTTGTGCTTTATGAGCTTATGACTGGCTCACTGCCCTACAGCCACATTGGCAGCCGTGACCAG ATCATCTTTATGGTGGGCCGTGGCTATCTGTCTCCGGACCTCAGCAAAATCTTCAGTAATTGCCCCAAGGCCATGAGGCGCCTGCTGTCTGACTGCCTCAAGTTCCAGCGGGAGGAGCGGCCCCTATTTCCCCAG ATCCTGGCCACGATCGAGCTACTGCAGCGGTCACTCCCCAAGATTGAGCGGAGTGCCTCCGAACCCTCCTTGCACCGCACCCAGGCTGACGagttgcctgcctgccttctcagCGCAGCCCGCCTTGTGCCTTAG
- the Araf gene encoding serine/threonine-protein kinase A-Raf isoform X8: MEPPRGPPASGAEPSRAVGTVKVYLPNKQRTVVTVRDGMSVYDSLDKALKVRGLNQDCCVVYRLIKGRKTVTAWDTAIAPLDGEELIVEVLEDVPLTMHNFVRKTFFSLAFCDFCLKFLFHGFRCQTCGYKFHQHCSSKVPTVCVDMSTNRQQFYHSIQDLSGGSRQQEVPSNLPVNELLTPQGPSLFSISPRTQPRDLEHFSFPAPANPPLQRIRSTSTPNVHMVSTTAPMDSSLMQFTAQSFSTDAAGKGGDGAPRGSPSPASVSSGRKSPHSKSPSEQRERKSLAEEKKKVKNLGYRDSGYYWEVPPSEVQLLKRIGTGSFGTVFRGRWHGDVAVKVLKVAQPTAEQAQAFKNEMQVLRKTRHVNILLFMGFMTRPGFAIITQWCEGSSLYHHLHVADTRFDMVQLIDVARQTAQGMDYLHAKNIIHRDLKSNNIFLHEGLTVKIGDFGLATVKTRWSGAQPLEQPSGSVLWMAAEVIRMQDPNPYSFQSDVYAYGVVLYELMTGSLPYSHIGSRDQIIFMVGRGYLSPDLSKIFSNCPKAMRRLLSDCLKFQREERPLFPQN, from the exons ATGGAACCACCACGAGGCCCTCCTGCTAGTGGGGCTGAGCCATCTCGGGCAGTTGGCACTGTCAAAGTGTACCTGCCTAACAAGCAACGCACAGTG GTGACTGTCCGGGATGGCATGAGTGTCTATGATTCATTGGACAAGGCCCTCAAGGTTCGGGGTCTCAATCAGGATTGCTGCGTGGTCTACAGACTCATCAAAGG AAGGAAAACAGTCACTGCCTGGGACACAGCCATTgcacccctggatggtgaagagCTCATTGTGGAGGTCCTAGAAGATGTGCCACTGACCATGCACAATTTT GTACGGAAGACATTCTTCAGCCTGGCCTTCTGTGACTTCTGCCTTAAGTTTCTGTTCCATGGCTTCCGCTGCCAAACCTGTGGCTACAAGTTCCACCAGCATTGTTCCTCCAAGGTCCCCACAGTCTGCGTTGACATGAGTACCAACCGCCAACA GTTCTACCACAGCATTCAGGATTTGTCTGGAGGCTCCAGGCAGCAAGAGGTTCCCTCAAATCTCCCTGTGAATGAGCTGCTAACCCCCCAGGGTCCCAG CCTTTTCTCTATCAGCCCCCGCACCCAGCCCCGTGACCTGGAGCacttctccttccctgcccctgccAATCCCCCACTGCAGCGCATCCGCTCTACATCTACTCCTAACGTCCACATGGTCAGCACCACAGCGCCCATGGACTCCAGCCTCATGCAG TTCACTGCTCAGAGCTTCAGCACCGATG CTGCTGGTAAAGGTGGTGATGGAGCACCCCGTGGTAGCCCTAGCCCAGCTAGTGTGTCCTCGGGGAGGAAGTCCCCACATTCCAAGTCACCGTCAGAGCAGCGAGAGCGGAAGTCCttggcagaagaaaagaaaaaagtg AAGAACCTGGGGTACCGGGACTCAGGCTATTACTGGGAGGTGCCACCCAGTGAGGTACAGCTGTTGAAGAGGATTGGGACAGGCTCTTTTGGCACTGTGTTTCGGGGGCGTTGGCATGGTGATGTAGCTGTGAAAGTGCTCAAGGTGGCGCAACCTACTGCTGAACAGGCCCAGGCCTTCAAGAATGAGATGCAAGTACTCAG GAAGACACGACATGTCAACATTTTGCTGTTCATGGGTTTCATGACCCGGCCGGGGTTTGCTATCATCACACAATGGTGTGAGGGTTCCAGTCTCTACCACCACCTACATGTGGCTGACACGCGCTTTGACATGGTCCAGCTCATTGATGTGGCCCGGCAGACTGCCCAGGGCATGGA CTACCTCCACGCCAAGAACATCATCCACCGAGATCTCAAGTCCAACA ATATCTTCCTACATGAGGGACTCACAGTCAAGATTGGTGACTTCGGCCTGGCCACAGTGAAGACACGGTGGAGTGGGGCCCAGCCCTTAGAGCAGCCCTCAGGGTCTGTGTTATGGATG GCAGCTGAGGTGATTCGTATGCAGGACCCGAACCCCTACAGCTTCCAGTCGGATGTCTATGCCTACGGTGTTGTGCTTTATGAGCTTATGACTGGCTCACTGCCCTACAGCCACATTGGCAGCCGTGACCAG ATCATCTTTATGGTGGGCCGTGGCTATCTGTCTCCGGACCTCAGCAAAATCTTCAGTAATTGCCCCAAGGCCATGAGGCGCCTGCTGTCTGACTGCCTCAAGTTCCAGCGGGAGGAGCGGCCCCTATTTCCCCAG AACTGA
- the Araf gene encoding serine/threonine-protein kinase A-Raf isoform X6 → MEPPRGPPASGAEPSRAVGTVKVYLPNKQRTVVTVRDGMSVYDSLDKALKVRGLNQDCCVVYRLIKGRKTVTAWDTAIAPLDGEELIVEVLEDVPLTMHNFVRKTFFSLAFCDFCLKFLFHGFRCQTCGYKFHQHCSSKVPTVCVDMSTNRQQFYHSIQDLSGGSRQQEVPSNLPVNELLTPQGPSPRTQPRDLEHFSFPAPANPPLQRIRSTSTPNVHMVSTTAPMDSSLMQFTAQSFSTDAAGKGGDGAPRGSPSPASVSSGRKSPHSKSPSEQRERKSLAEEKKKVKNLGYRDSGYYWEVPPSEVQLLKRIGTGSFGTVFRGRWHGDVAVKVLKVAQPTAEQAQAFKNEMQVLRKTRHVNILLFMGFMTRPGFAIITQWCEGSSLYHHLHVADTRFDMVQLIDVARQTAQGMDYLHAKNIIHRDLKSNNIFLHEGLTVKIGDFGLATVKTRWSGAQPLEQPSGSVLWMAAEVIRMQDPNPYSFQSDVYAYGVVLYELMTGSLPYSHIGSRDQIIFMVGRGYLSPDLSKIFSNCPKAMRRLLSDCLKFQREERPLFPQILATIELLQRSLPKIERSASEPSLHRTQADELPACLLSAARLVP, encoded by the exons ATGGAACCACCACGAGGCCCTCCTGCTAGTGGGGCTGAGCCATCTCGGGCAGTTGGCACTGTCAAAGTGTACCTGCCTAACAAGCAACGCACAGTG GTGACTGTCCGGGATGGCATGAGTGTCTATGATTCATTGGACAAGGCCCTCAAGGTTCGGGGTCTCAATCAGGATTGCTGCGTGGTCTACAGACTCATCAAAGG AAGGAAAACAGTCACTGCCTGGGACACAGCCATTgcacccctggatggtgaagagCTCATTGTGGAGGTCCTAGAAGATGTGCCACTGACCATGCACAATTTT GTACGGAAGACATTCTTCAGCCTGGCCTTCTGTGACTTCTGCCTTAAGTTTCTGTTCCATGGCTTCCGCTGCCAAACCTGTGGCTACAAGTTCCACCAGCATTGTTCCTCCAAGGTCCCCACAGTCTGCGTTGACATGAGTACCAACCGCCAACA GTTCTACCACAGCATTCAGGATTTGTCTGGAGGCTCCAGGCAGCAAGAGGTTCCCTCAAATCTCCCTGTGAATGAGCTGCTAACCCCCCAGGGTCCCAG CCCCCGCACCCAGCCCCGTGACCTGGAGCacttctccttccctgcccctgccAATCCCCCACTGCAGCGCATCCGCTCTACATCTACTCCTAACGTCCACATGGTCAGCACCACAGCGCCCATGGACTCCAGCCTCATGCAG TTCACTGCTCAGAGCTTCAGCACCGATG CTGCTGGTAAAGGTGGTGATGGAGCACCCCGTGGTAGCCCTAGCCCAGCTAGTGTGTCCTCGGGGAGGAAGTCCCCACATTCCAAGTCACCGTCAGAGCAGCGAGAGCGGAAGTCCttggcagaagaaaagaaaaaagtg AAGAACCTGGGGTACCGGGACTCAGGCTATTACTGGGAGGTGCCACCCAGTGAGGTACAGCTGTTGAAGAGGATTGGGACAGGCTCTTTTGGCACTGTGTTTCGGGGGCGTTGGCATGGTGATGTAGCTGTGAAAGTGCTCAAGGTGGCGCAACCTACTGCTGAACAGGCCCAGGCCTTCAAGAATGAGATGCAAGTACTCAG GAAGACACGACATGTCAACATTTTGCTGTTCATGGGTTTCATGACCCGGCCGGGGTTTGCTATCATCACACAATGGTGTGAGGGTTCCAGTCTCTACCACCACCTACATGTGGCTGACACGCGCTTTGACATGGTCCAGCTCATTGATGTGGCCCGGCAGACTGCCCAGGGCATGGA CTACCTCCACGCCAAGAACATCATCCACCGAGATCTCAAGTCCAACA ATATCTTCCTACATGAGGGACTCACAGTCAAGATTGGTGACTTCGGCCTGGCCACAGTGAAGACACGGTGGAGTGGGGCCCAGCCCTTAGAGCAGCCCTCAGGGTCTGTGTTATGGATG GCAGCTGAGGTGATTCGTATGCAGGACCCGAACCCCTACAGCTTCCAGTCGGATGTCTATGCCTACGGTGTTGTGCTTTATGAGCTTATGACTGGCTCACTGCCCTACAGCCACATTGGCAGCCGTGACCAG ATCATCTTTATGGTGGGCCGTGGCTATCTGTCTCCGGACCTCAGCAAAATCTTCAGTAATTGCCCCAAGGCCATGAGGCGCCTGCTGTCTGACTGCCTCAAGTTCCAGCGGGAGGAGCGGCCCCTATTTCCCCAG ATCCTGGCCACGATCGAGCTACTGCAGCGGTCACTCCCCAAGATTGAGCGGAGTGCCTCCGAACCCTCCTTGCACCGCACCCAGGCTGACGagttgcctgcctgccttctcagCGCAGCCCGCCTTGTGCCTTAG
- the Araf gene encoding serine/threonine-protein kinase A-Raf isoform X7, which translates to MVPIVTVRDGMSVYDSLDKALKVRGLNQDCCVVYRLIKGRKTVTAWDTAIAPLDGEELIVEVLEDVPLTMHNFVRKTFFSLAFCDFCLKFLFHGFRCQTCGYKFHQHCSSKVPTVCVDMSTNRQQFYHSIQDLSGGSRQQEVPSNLPVNELLTPQGPSLFSISPRTQPRDLEHFSFPAPANPPLQRIRSTSTPNVHMVSTTAPMDSSLMQFTAQSFSTDAAGKGGDGAPRGSPSPASVSSGRKSPHSKSPSEQRERKSLAEEKKKVKNLGYRDSGYYWEVPPSEVQLLKRIGTGSFGTVFRGRWHGDVAVKVLKVAQPTAEQAQAFKNEMQVLRKTRHVNILLFMGFMTRPGFAIITQWCEGSSLYHHLHVADTRFDMVQLIDVARQTAQGMDYLHAKNIIHRDLKSNNIFLHEGLTVKIGDFGLATVKTRWSGAQPLEQPSGSVLWMAAEVIRMQDPNPYSFQSDVYAYGVVLYELMTGSLPYSHIGSRDQIIFMVGRGYLSPDLSKIFSNCPKAMRRLLSDCLKFQREERPLFPQILATIELLQRSLPKIERSASEPSLHRTQADELPACLLSAARLVP; encoded by the exons ATGGTCCCAATT GTGACTGTCCGGGATGGCATGAGTGTCTATGATTCATTGGACAAGGCCCTCAAGGTTCGGGGTCTCAATCAGGATTGCTGCGTGGTCTACAGACTCATCAAAGG AAGGAAAACAGTCACTGCCTGGGACACAGCCATTgcacccctggatggtgaagagCTCATTGTGGAGGTCCTAGAAGATGTGCCACTGACCATGCACAATTTT GTACGGAAGACATTCTTCAGCCTGGCCTTCTGTGACTTCTGCCTTAAGTTTCTGTTCCATGGCTTCCGCTGCCAAACCTGTGGCTACAAGTTCCACCAGCATTGTTCCTCCAAGGTCCCCACAGTCTGCGTTGACATGAGTACCAACCGCCAACA GTTCTACCACAGCATTCAGGATTTGTCTGGAGGCTCCAGGCAGCAAGAGGTTCCCTCAAATCTCCCTGTGAATGAGCTGCTAACCCCCCAGGGTCCCAG CCTTTTCTCTATCAGCCCCCGCACCCAGCCCCGTGACCTGGAGCacttctccttccctgcccctgccAATCCCCCACTGCAGCGCATCCGCTCTACATCTACTCCTAACGTCCACATGGTCAGCACCACAGCGCCCATGGACTCCAGCCTCATGCAG TTCACTGCTCAGAGCTTCAGCACCGATG CTGCTGGTAAAGGTGGTGATGGAGCACCCCGTGGTAGCCCTAGCCCAGCTAGTGTGTCCTCGGGGAGGAAGTCCCCACATTCCAAGTCACCGTCAGAGCAGCGAGAGCGGAAGTCCttggcagaagaaaagaaaaaagtg AAGAACCTGGGGTACCGGGACTCAGGCTATTACTGGGAGGTGCCACCCAGTGAGGTACAGCTGTTGAAGAGGATTGGGACAGGCTCTTTTGGCACTGTGTTTCGGGGGCGTTGGCATGGTGATGTAGCTGTGAAAGTGCTCAAGGTGGCGCAACCTACTGCTGAACAGGCCCAGGCCTTCAAGAATGAGATGCAAGTACTCAG GAAGACACGACATGTCAACATTTTGCTGTTCATGGGTTTCATGACCCGGCCGGGGTTTGCTATCATCACACAATGGTGTGAGGGTTCCAGTCTCTACCACCACCTACATGTGGCTGACACGCGCTTTGACATGGTCCAGCTCATTGATGTGGCCCGGCAGACTGCCCAGGGCATGGA CTACCTCCACGCCAAGAACATCATCCACCGAGATCTCAAGTCCAACA ATATCTTCCTACATGAGGGACTCACAGTCAAGATTGGTGACTTCGGCCTGGCCACAGTGAAGACACGGTGGAGTGGGGCCCAGCCCTTAGAGCAGCCCTCAGGGTCTGTGTTATGGATG GCAGCTGAGGTGATTCGTATGCAGGACCCGAACCCCTACAGCTTCCAGTCGGATGTCTATGCCTACGGTGTTGTGCTTTATGAGCTTATGACTGGCTCACTGCCCTACAGCCACATTGGCAGCCGTGACCAG ATCATCTTTATGGTGGGCCGTGGCTATCTGTCTCCGGACCTCAGCAAAATCTTCAGTAATTGCCCCAAGGCCATGAGGCGCCTGCTGTCTGACTGCCTCAAGTTCCAGCGGGAGGAGCGGCCCCTATTTCCCCAG ATCCTGGCCACGATCGAGCTACTGCAGCGGTCACTCCCCAAGATTGAGCGGAGTGCCTCCGAACCCTCCTTGCACCGCACCCAGGCTGACGagttgcctgcctgccttctcagCGCAGCCCGCCTTGTGCCTTAG
- the Timp1 gene encoding metalloproteinase inhibitor 1, producing the protein MAPFASLASGILLLLSLITSSKACSCAPPHPQTAFCNSDLVIRAKFMGPPEIIFNLYQRYEIKMTKMLKGFDAVGNAADFRFAYTPALESLCGYVHKSQNRSEEFLIAGRLRNGSLHISACSFLVPWYSLTPAQQKAFSKTYSAGCGVCTVFPCSTMPCKLESDTHCLWTDQILTGSEKGYQSRNFACLPRNPQLCAWQSLRA; encoded by the exons ATGGCCCCCTTTGCATCTCTGGCCTCAGGCATCCTCTTGTTGCTATCACTGATAACCTCCAGCAAGGCCTGTAGCtgtgccccaccccacccacagacAGCCTTCTGCAACTCCGACCTGG TCATAAGGGCTAAATTCATGGGGCCCCCAGAAATCATTTTCAACTTATACCAACGTTATGAGATCAAGATGACTAAg ATGCTCAAAGGATTCGACGCTGTGGGAAATGCCGCAGATTTCCGGTTCGCCTACACCCCAGCCCTTGAGAGCCTCTGCGGATATGTCCACAAGTCCCAGAACCGCAGCGAGGAGTTTCTCATCGCGG GACGCCTAAGGAATGGAAGTTTGCACATCAGTGCCTGCAGCTTCTTGGTTCCCTGGTATAGCCTGACCCCTGCTCAGCAAAAAGCCTTCTCAAAGACGTATAGTGCTGGCTGTGGGGTGTGCACA GTGTTTCCCTGTTCAACCATGCCTTGCAAACTGGAGAGTGATACTCATTGCTTGTGGACAGATCAGATCCTCACGGGCTCTGAGAAGGGCTACCAGAGCCGTAACTTTGCCTGCTTGCCTCGGAATCCACAGTTGTGTGCCTGGCAATCCCTGAGGGCCTAG